One region of Kineococcus rhizosphaerae genomic DNA includes:
- a CDS encoding YoaK family protein: protein MTRRDPLDWHTALMLVLTFSTGIVDAVGYLGLDRVFTANMTGNVVILGMALTGSQDLPIVGPVLALLGFLGGAALVGRVLRRAATGWTTASSVVFALVGVVLGALAVVTSLLDGVPVEPGTSPPPAAVLVTTVLGLAMGGQAAAARRLGVKDVTTVVVTSTLTGLAADSRLAGGTGDGWRRRLGAVVLILAGAAVGAALLRWHVGAGLALAGLISLVAAWLGHGRAHVGR, encoded by the coding sequence GTGACGCGACGCGACCCCCTGGACTGGCACACGGCCCTCATGCTGGTGCTGACGTTCTCCACCGGCATCGTCGACGCGGTCGGGTACCTGGGCCTGGACCGCGTCTTCACGGCGAACATGACGGGCAACGTCGTCATCCTCGGGATGGCCCTCACCGGCTCGCAGGACCTGCCCATCGTGGGCCCGGTCCTGGCCCTGCTGGGTTTCCTGGGCGGGGCGGCCCTGGTGGGCCGGGTGCTGCGCCGGGCCGCGACGGGGTGGACGACGGCCTCCAGCGTCGTGTTCGCCCTCGTCGGGGTGGTGCTCGGGGCGCTGGCCGTGGTCACCTCGCTGCTGGACGGGGTGCCGGTGGAGCCGGGGACGAGCCCGCCGCCCGCGGCCGTCCTGGTGACGACCGTGCTGGGCCTGGCCATGGGCGGGCAGGCCGCCGCGGCCCGGCGGCTGGGGGTCAAGGACGTCACGACGGTCGTCGTCACGTCGACGCTGACGGGTCTGGCGGCCGACTCCCGGCTGGCCGGCGGCACCGGGGACGGGTGGCGGCGGCGCCTCGGCGCGGTCGTGCTCATCCTGGCCGGGGCCGCGGTCGGGGCGGCGCTGCTGCGCTGGCACGTCGGGGCGGGGCTCGCGCTGGCGGGGCTCATCTCCCTGGTCGCGGCGTGGCTGGGGCACGGCAGGGCGCACGTCGGCCGCTGA
- a CDS encoding Fpg/Nei family DNA glycosylase, whose protein sequence is MPELPEVETARAAIEAAGLHREIADVDDTDTFECRPHAPGDLKAALVGRTLTAAHRRGKSMWCDTSGDGPALGIHLGMSGRVFITDPGGRLTIGGDYGGPRPETQPDRDVWYRFSLYFADGGSLRLRDKRRLGRVRLDPDLGDLGPDAELVGREEFRARVGRGTAPLKARIMDQSVLAGVGNLLADETLWRAGLSPLRPAGELRVDELDHLRRELRGAIRHAVKHGGVHTGEVVPHRRAGDHCPRCGGEMVRATVGGRTTWWCSAEQTLP, encoded by the coding sequence GTGCCCGAACTCCCCGAGGTCGAGACCGCCCGCGCCGCCATCGAGGCCGCCGGTCTGCACCGCGAGATCGCCGACGTGGACGACACGGACACCTTCGAGTGCCGCCCGCACGCGCCCGGGGACCTGAAGGCGGCGCTCGTGGGCCGGACCCTCACCGCGGCGCACCGGCGCGGGAAGTCGATGTGGTGCGACACGTCGGGCGACGGGCCGGCGCTCGGGATCCACCTGGGCATGAGCGGGCGCGTCTTCATCACCGACCCCGGCGGCCGGCTGACGATCGGCGGCGACTACGGCGGTCCCCGGCCGGAGACGCAGCCGGACCGGGACGTCTGGTACCGCTTCTCCCTGTACTTCGCCGACGGCGGCTCCCTGCGCCTGCGGGACAAGCGGCGGCTGGGGCGCGTCCGCCTCGACCCGGACCTCGGCGACCTCGGCCCGGACGCCGAACTCGTCGGCCGCGAGGAGTTCCGCGCACGCGTCGGTCGCGGGACGGCCCCGTTGAAGGCCCGCATCATGGACCAGTCGGTGCTCGCCGGGGTGGGGAACCTCCTCGCGGACGAGACGCTGTGGCGAGCCGGTCTCAGCCCGCTGAGACCCGCCGGAGAACTGCGGGTCGACGAGCTGGACCACCTGCGGCGGGAACTGCGCGGCGCGATCCGGCACGCCGTGAAGCACGGCGGCGTCCACACGGGCGAGGTGGTCCCGCACCGGAGGGCCGGCGACCACTGCCCGCGGTGCGGCGGGGAGATGGTCCGCGCCACCGTCGGCGGCCGCACGACGTGGTGGTGCTCGGCCGAGCAGACCCTCCCCTGA